The nucleotide sequence GGGGAGTGCCTCTTTCTGAGCATGTGTGCTGCAGCCAAAATGTCATGAAGGCTGGCAGGCTCCCTCCACTGACCCACCCATGCTGATCTTGCCAACTggtgagggaggaggagagtTGTTTATGGGTGTACTGAGATGTTTGAGATTACATGTTATGGCAGCATGGCAGCAAGGTGTACGGAAGCAGCCACTGAGGTGCAGGACCAGACCAGGAGCTGCACTGCAAGCTGCCCATGCACAGCCCTTGCCACAAGCAATTAAGTTGTTCCACGTCGTGACACTCAACTGCCGGGGACCAGGAAGTGGGAAGGGACAGGGAGGAACTTCTGTGGTCTTTAGAACATTAAGTAGTTGTGGTTGAAGGAGAGGCAGCCTCTGGGTCTCATCTGACATGCAAGCAAGTACTAGAGGTTTGTAATTTTTGGAGTATGTGTGGCTGAAAAAAGCACACTTCTTAAAAACAGTAAGTTGATTACTTGCCAGGGTCACATCTGTGAACATTTTATAAGCATATGAAATGTTCGTGGTAAATCTGAGGGGGCTGGCCTTTGTGTACAAGTCTGTACTGGCAGAACTTATATATTCCAATGAATGTATGATTTTTGTCAGCTGTGACAACTGCAATGCCCAGATTATTTAAACAGTACTCTTGgaagtattttatatttgagGGACGCTTTATATGAATCAATCAAAATCAGATGCCAGAGGTGACGCATCTGTCTGAGGGACATGGGAAGGACAGGGCACATACGCAGCAGACGCTGTTTGAAGGTACAAAGGAATTTCCATTCTGAGCAGTCTGGCTGACCTAAATTCTGCCCATTTCCTTGAAAAGATAttcaggaaaagggaaagattttAAAGTGACCAAGTATGCCACAGTAGTagcagtttaaaaacaaaaaaaacatccaacCCTTCAACAACTTCcttgtgagaaagaaaaaaaaaaaaNNNNNNNNNNNNNNNNNNNNNNNNNNNNNNNNNNNNNNNNNNNNNNNNNNNNNNNNNNNNtttttttttttaagtcttggCAGGTGAGGCCTGGGCCACGTTGAGATCATCGTGCAGAACTCCCCAAAGCACCTCACAAACCACAACAGACAAAAGGTCCTCAGGGTGTTATCAGATCATGAGTGAATGGCTCCAAAATCCAGGTACCCCCAGATAATGCTCTTGCCTTGACCCAGAAACCATCTTTCAGAAACtccagaaagggaaaagagctgAATAGAGACATCAGTCTTTCTAAAAATGGACTCAGCACcctcttttcttgtctttgccCACCCTCAGCAGGCTGAATGGGAGCCCTGCAGTTTGCATTAGGAAACCAATAGCCAGGATCTGCCAACTGAAGTTACAGGTTTGGCAGAAACACAATTATGGTTACAGGCCTCCTGGATCACAGTTCTGAGGAACATAAGTCTGTGTGTATCTCTGAGCATctcttctctgagcagcttctcttcttggtgcattttttttttctaaagagaatTCCAGGATTTTCTCCCGCAGAAGGGAAAACCTTTGTAATTCTTCAGGCCCGTGGGGAGGGCAGAGGTCCCAAGGGAGCTACAGCAAGAAGAGGAAACATCACCCCATTTCCAATCCCTCCTTTCAACTGCTCTCATTCCTTGCATTCCCAGTTCAACTACCCCAGCATTCAAATACACAGCAGTTCCTTCACTCTGTCCTTCTCTTCCACATCAACTGTCCAGTCATTTTGGAGTGTGGCCTTTGTGTCGTCAAAGTAACTCCCAGAGGAAACACGACACTGGCAACAAGACCGAGAAATGTTCCAGAAGAGATTCCCAAGAACTGCCAGACCTGAAGCCACAGGGTTTAGCACTCGGCCCTTTGCATGCATAGTCTCTGACCCCCAGTTCCTTTTGTGCTAGCCCTGGAGCAGAATGGGTGCTGACAGTTTCTCTCTCGGCTTTGGGCAGCCCAGGGTGCCTTTCAGCTGCACTTGCAGGATTTCACCACCATGTTGGAGAGCTGCTCCACTTTGGGTGTCCTCCCGACATAGTACAAGATAGTGAGTGGCTCCAGGTCCTGTGGGACACAGCAGGGTGAAGCAGATGCCTCAGGGTTCAGCGTGTTGTACAAGCCCAGCACCTGCGGAAACAAATGTAAGTGTAGTGACAAAGTCAGGAATCCATTTAAGTTGGTTGAGAAAAGTACTGCAAGCCAGCAGGTCTCTAGGTATTTGGTATGCTCATCAGGGGCATTTCCCTGATGTGACTAATGTTCTCATCACATCCTGCTCATGGCCAACTCCTGCCCAGACCTGATCCAGAGCCTCTTTTTAATCGTAGCAATGTAGACTGTGGCTGATGCCTAAGGGTGGAAGAAGTACAAGTAATTTACTTCCTTAATCTCTAATTTGGTACAGTGGATAGTACCACTTCTGCTTGTAAGAAGTCAGGGTGTAaccagcctggggctgtgctgtctTTGGTCCCATTACAGAAACCAGAACGAAGAAAACCAATGCTGCTCATTTCAGCCGACATCTCTAGATAGCGCTGGATGGATGCCTGTCCTCTCAAGTAGCCgcagttccctcccagctctgaaCTGTCTGatgctttctttctccactCCATCCTCCAAGCCATTATGCTGTAATGCTGGAGCCAGGACAGTgtcctgtgggacaccactGGCTTCTTTCTCCCAGTTGGCCCCAGCCCACAGACAACTGTACACTCCAGCCATGTAACTGCCATGCAAGAGTTGCCATGTGTCTTCCCAGAGGTGGCCGCTCTTCAGTGGTAAGCAACATCTTGAATTGTGGGGCTAAGACACCATCTCACCTGCACTACTTTTGGTTCATAGGGCCTGTCTGGGTTAAATTACAGGGTCCAGCACATTGTCTGTTAACTGCTTTACAGTCTTAGAGGGTGAGAGGTGCTAAGGAGACATTCTGTTCTACTATGCAGGTCCGTGTAATTCCAGTCGTTCTGGCAGAAGCCCTCTGGGATACTGAGCAAAGGCACAGGCTGTATGTACCACATGGGTACCATGTGTACTGGGGCTACTGTACTCAACAGAGACAGTGGGTTAAAGAGACTGGTGAGAAATCTGCTTTTCGGCATGTTTTTCCTAGGTGGTGCTGGCAAGCTGTCAGCAGCTGTATTGTTCTGAAGCTTGCTGGGATACGCAGCTGACTTTACCACTTGATTTCCCTTCTTGCTCAATAAGAGATCATTAGGAACCATATTAAAATCTCACTCACATTGATTCAGTGAAGTATCTATTAGAGTTCCTCAGGTCCGATGGATCCACGTTACCCCCCCTAAGCTATTCACTGACTTGCCTTGTCTCATGCTTCATGCCCAGCATCTGTCCGCTCCTTCATTCCCTTAGATCTACTCCCACCAATAGCAGTCTTTTAGCTTCAGCaagctttgctgctgtgcagattCTTTAAGTTGCCAAGAAAATATTAGCATCTTTCCTATGATATCATCTTTACCCAGTTAACTATTCTTCAGCTGAATCTGCTTCTTCCAGaaaaatttttaatgaaagctgcAGCTAATTTGCAGTGAGCTGTTCCCATGTCTGGCTTGCTGCCTCTTCTCTTCCACAGACAGTAGCTCAGGATTCTTCTCTGGCTTTTCTTGCTTTAGCAATGGACTCTCTGCTCATTAGTCTGTGTTCTCCTCTTGGTTATTCTTCTGTGGCCATGCTTTtctattgtttttgtttctgattttctctaGATAGCAGCGAAGCTCAGGTAGTATTCTTCCCTAAGATGCCCAATGTACTCATGTTAAACAGAAGTTATGCGTAAGTtacctgaaaatatttgctttctgccAGTTTTACTCATTAATTTCACTGCCTAATGGGTTCCTCCCTGCCAGGTGGGATTTATAAAGCTGGCAAGAATGCCGGTGCAGAAAAGGGAAGCTTGCTGTATAGCCATGTTCACTTGGATACGGGCTCCCCTTCCTTTCTGGACTACAGCTGCCCCTGTGGTAGTAGGCCGCAGGTGTGTGCCACAGCTCAGCAGTTTTGCACAACTTTACACAGTGTGTAGAAAATTCCTCTGCCAAGTGAAAACTACAGGAAAAATTTATGCAGAATATAACAATCAGAGTTGATGTTTGATCTGAACAATTAACACTGGCCACTACCAAATAAGTACCCTAAGTTCTGCTGTTTCCCCATCTCATACAAGAGacagcatcctcctcctcaaCATTTGCCTGGAAGCATGGACTCAGTATTGACTCCATAGGAAGACTGTTTCTCCTCACTGAACCACTCAGACTCTTTCCTGCAGTTTCCTTGCAGTTTTTTGCAAGCATTGATCTGAACTGCTTTTGCTACTCTGATGAGACCAAATGCCATCAGACTGAGGGAGGAAGGGGTAACAGAGCCACAAGGATAATATGCTGGGTGTACCGTGCTGTGAGTGGTGTCTGCACTGCGGAGGTACGGACATGGGCCTGAACAGAAATTTGCAAAGTAGCCTTTAGGCTCGTGGACCCATTTCCAGCCCAGGTCCTGTCGGAAGTCAATGTAAAGAGGACGCACACAGCAGTTCTCCTCCAGGTTCCTGAAACACAGAATGGACATGCAGTGAATGTATAGAGGGACCTTTTATGTGCTTGCATGAAGTAGCTTCCAGAGCAAATGGACCGGGACCAGTACTGCCCACTGGGACATGATGTTCACCTGCACTCATGGAGTGGCCTGCCACTGCATGCACATGCTGCTAGGCACGTCAGCCACTGGCCTGGTCCctgcccaggctgtgctgctcacaTGGCCCTTGCAGTACCATGGTGACCCGCAGCCCCCTTGGCAGGCACTGCCTTGCCCGGTGATGTGAAGTCTCACCACACTTTCCCACCTCAGGCATGGGACCTGGCCGCTGGCAGGATTCTCACTTACCGGAAGCAGTAGTTGGTATCCAGGGCTCGCTTCTTTCTCTGGCCTCCCAGCGCTGGGCTCTTCAGGCGATGTGGGGGTAACATCATCAAGATGAGGTGGGGATTATGCAagtctttctgcttcttcaggcGCCCCAAGTCCCCACGGCCATAGTCATCCTCACTGTCAATGCCTTCAGACAGAAACAGGATCCGCAAAGAGGACATCAATATGGAAGTGAAGGATGCAACAAGACTTTTCAGTGTGCTTAACACCCTCTGCCTGCCCTGAACCAGGGCAAAAAAGACTCAGGCACCGCGTATACTCACTCTGGGACTTCTTCCCTCCTAGGGACCTCTTTACTCCTGGTGAATCTGACTGCTGCAGGCCTGAAATAGAGGCCTGTGGGCCACCTGTTTTACCATTTGCAAACTGCTGGTGGGGCCATTAATCCATCCCACTCACTCCTGGCTTCAGTCCCAGGACAGGCAAGAAGATGAATGGTTTAAAGAAGATGTCAGATCATTGGCACACTGCAGAACAGCCTCAGAAATGGAGGCTGTGGGGGCCagtggctgcagcccagggctgcaaGCCAGGAGGTTCCTATGTCTTAGGCCAGCCAAGCCACTGACTCTCTAGGCCACCTCACGCAGGATGCCTGACTTCCTTGTGTTTTGGTCACCCTAACTGGAAAGCAGAGCCTCTGTGGAAATCTGAGAATGCATCAAGCTGAGCTTCCCGGAGAGACATTGAAATAGGAAATTATTCCTTTTTGCAGAAGGGCTTGCAAACCTCACCCAGACTGCACTTTTCTCTCACTTCTAACGTAGGTACAAAGTGGGTATACTTGTAAGATCAACATGCAAACCCAGTGGTATATGCTTTAAGACAAATGTTATGAGGGATGAAATCCTCAAATATGCAAAGGaagacctatttttttttctccagacaCTCCTGGCTTTCTCTCCATTAACCTCCCCAAGCCCAGCCCACCTTTGAATTTGATCTCCAAGACCTCGTGCAAATTCTCCAAGATGTCCCCATTGGGCTGAAAAGTATGGCAAGGGCAGTGTATGCTGATTTCCAGGCCAAGGTTGGACTCTGCAAAAAAGGAGAGGactctgaaaaacagtattcCTCAGCTGGAACAGCTCCTATTGCAGGGAAGCTCTACAGAGAgcatgtgctgtgctgtggctcCCAGACTAGGGATTGGTCTCAAAATGAAGGATGCTCACTTTGGGAAACAGGAGCTGACTCAGAAAGGAGAACGGGAAGCAGAATCTTATGGCTTCACTTGTGCCAAAAGCCATGCTCTTGCTAAAGGGAGCTTCCTGGGCAGGTGAGAACGGTGCTTCTAGATACATTCTTTAGGCTATTCAGCATCCAAAAGCATCCGTGAGCTTTGAGGAGTTCCACTAGAAAGTAACTATTTTGCAGAGTTGGTCTGTGGAGCGTATCTGTGTTGAATCAAATTTGCCACCCTTAGTACCTGTCTACTATCTGCCTTCTGGTTAGTGTCTGGAGGAGAGATCTGAAAGTAAGTGAGTTGGATATGGACAAGTAATTTCACTGGAAGCActtttctcagcagctgcagcctcctgtTTTGTTGAACTGCTAGTGGTCTCACTTGCAGACTTTCCAGAAGCAAGTCTATTTTCATAATAGCTTCCTGGACCCGTCACACTGTGTGGGCCTGACCCATGGAACATAAGGCTCTTATGAAAGTTCCTTTTCTATGTTGTGTCATGAATTAAAACATCTGGCTCCCTGGGGCACTGACAAGGTGCCTAGCACCTTTTTTCCTAAGCACCATATCTGATGTCTGTCAGCTAGTGTGCGCCTGCCCAGAGCTCACCGCCGTTCCAGCACTGAACTCCAGCCATCGGGACACAACTGAGACTGCTTCTAAAAGGAGGAGCCTACAGGCTCACAGCTTACCCTTCCAGGGAGCGGCTGCTTGCCAGTGCCTGCATTCCAGTTTTCAGTGGCACCTAGCTTCTATCTGTGAGGCCAATCCAGTGGTGAGTCACGGTGCCTATGCTCCAGCTGTGAATGGGGTCAGTGTTCTTGCAAGGAGCTGCCCTGTAACTATCTGTTGGGCTGCCCAGTGGTGGCAGAGGTATGTTCTGTCTAGGTGTGTCGGCCTCTGGTATTTCCTCACCTTTATACCTGCCAAGCTGTAAACAGCTAAAGAAATCTAGatccttgctgtttttttcctactaagTTTTCTCTATCCCGTAAGAAAATTACACCAGAGCAATCCTCATTTTCTATGTGTTTCAAGTGATAGATTAGACCAGCAGACAGATTCCCCTGGGCTCAGAATCAAAGAACCAAAAGAAGTTCCAGCGTCTCTCCCTCAGAACAATTTCCTCCTCCAGAAAATGAGATCTTATTCTGACTCAGccctcagagctgcacagtggGTACTCCAGGACAGAACTAGGAAGGGAGCAAATGTTACACGCTGAGGCAGCTCTCTGGGGGAAGGCTCGTTCTCAACCTAAAAGAACCTGCCCTTTGTTTAAGTGGTGCTCCTGCAGAAACAGGAGCAGGAAGATACTCCTGACATACACTGATCCACCTTTCTATGGATGCCATCACACCCAACCCAGCTGAGATTCCTACCTCTGTGCAGAAGCCACTCACGCACGGTCTCGGTGACATCAAAGGACAGCCACTCCGGGGAGCCCCGTGTCTGCACATTCCTGCCACTGAGGTAGCGCTGCTTTGCTATGTGCTCATCCGGCCGCAGGATCTGCGTTAGAAGGAGCGGTAGAGAGAGTGAGCCCGTGCTGTGCATAAGGAGCAGCCCTGTGTCCTTCTTCCACCGCCTGCTACAAACAAATTCAAAAGGTGAGTCCCAGCACGTGCAACACCGGCAATACCCTGGCACATTAGAGGGACCTGCTTCACAACCAGCCTATCTCGCCAGCCCGTATTTCTGGGTCCAAAGCAGCTCACCCCTCCCAGTTCATCCTTGTTTCAGAGTGCATATCCAGAAGCAGAAGTGTACAGCGACAGATCTAATGGgaggttttgtttctgtattcaCGTGTGCAACGTGGGTctgaatttcagagaagaacaGCAGTGGGTAAATGAGCATCTGGCCACAGGTCCCTTGCCCAACAAGTCTCTCGGGTCCTACAGAGTGGTATTTTCATGTGTCCTCCACACTTCAACATCTATCAAAGCACACCAAGGTGGGTCAGGTTTGGAGAACTCACCCCCTGCTCTGACATCCCATTTCCACACAGACAGCCGCAGCCTGTGCAAAGTGCTCCTTGCTGCAGAACCCCAGGTTCATCCCACAGAACACTGTGGAGAAGCTTTGGGATTGCCTGTTAGCAATTGTTATCGTCTGTTAGCTGGAGAACTGCTCTGCCTTTTACAGCTGAATTCCAAGCGGACCTTAAGAGCTAACAGCCAAAGGGCAATTTTAGCTGCATTGTTATTGCACAGCAGACAGACAGCAGCCTGTGGGAATATGCTGCCTAGATGCTGAACTACACCATTAGCTGTgtgatccagcctggccagaGACAGCTTCCAAACCTGAACCAGACCTCATCTTGCCAGCGGACACCAAGAGTTCAAACCAAGCTCCAGATAAGCACCTGCGCTAAAGGTGCCAGGAACTGTCCCCACAGAACTGCTGATGAAAGGAACACCGAaagcaagcatttcttttccagaaagtcTGTGAAAGTCAAAGAGCTCCACCCATTGGATTAGCACCAACTCTACTGTACTGCGACAGTCAGAGGAACAACTCTGCCAAGGGACTTAGGCATGCAGGTGTGACAGAAGGGTCAGGGCTTCTCTGCTGGTGAGGGGATCCTCTTCCAACCCCTCCTCAGTATAGGAAAGAGCTGCACAAGCCAGGGTACCCAGAACAGCTGGGCAGTGTGAGTGGGGAAAAGGACAGCACCAtgctgaaacaggaaaaaaaagcgtCTGTATCACTGCTTATATGCTGTAAGAAGCCTGGAGCAAAGTATGAGATTTCTCCCTCTCATCTGTGGCCTTGCACCCATAAGCAGATAAGGGGCAGTCACTAGAGAGCCAAGCTGTTCTGGCCTGAGGCAGTGACGAAGGCGAGAAGGACACTCACCTGGAAGAGCTCAATGCGCTGCTCACTGCGCTTGGAGCTCGGGTTGGGCACACGTAGCACCCGGAACTCAGCTCGAAACAGGTTGGTGCTGTTCTTCTCTGCTGAGGACACGTTAAAGCGGAACACATTGGAGGTAACACCTTTTGGGCAAATGCCCAACTCATctaggagaaaggaagagggaaaggcTAAGAATCTCAGGCCAGAGGTGACTGAGAAAGAGCTTCCAGCTAAACATCTCACCACCTTAAAGTTTGGTTGTCTAGCTAAAGAGATGGCAGGAGGAATTCATTCAAATTTGCTTTACGTTggaatgttttgaaaatcttcCCACTACTGCTACCATTATTTCAATGCTACAAGCCAGAGAATCAGTGGAGATCAATCACAGTATTCTTACTTCTGTCTCTTCCAGCTCTACTCATCAAACATCAATAATGCTTATAAATTTCCTGCATTCATCAAGGCAACCCCCGCCTTTGCATTCATCAAGGCAACAACGTCCTTTGCTCCTGGTGGGGCCCATTCCCAGTAACCATGACTGTGTAACTCTGTGCTCATGCTGGAGACGTGAAGCCACATAGAAAGTGATCCTATTACAGGAGACAATGTCAAGGTCTGTAATGAAAACCAGAGAAGTCTCCACAAAGTTTggtgaggctgcccagagatgtggtggatgccccatccctggagacagtcacagtcaggctggatgggcctcTAGCACCCTGATGGAACTGTGCATGTCCCCGCTCATTacagggagttggactagatggcctttaagggtccctccCAAGTCCAACAATTTTGTGGTAATTATGAGGTGCAGAAGACATTTTGGGAGCAGTGTCTCTCCAGCGTGCACTAAAGGAACTGGGTTTTAAGGTCAGTTCTCACTCATGACCTGGGGAGGAGGAATTCATGGATGGTACTTGATACAGAGTTCTTTGGGAACAGAGGCTGCTGAGAGGCCTGCAGAGATCAGACACATGGGCAGGAAATAGCACAGCAAGCCTCCACCTGGATGTGTGCCTGCTGAGCAGAAAAATCCACTTCACAGATGCCCAAAAAGAGTGTGGGTAAAAACCATGAGGTTTCCTCAGGAGAAAATGAGCATCTCTTCATTGGGACCGTTTTGGTCCCATGGAAAAGCCAGTGATCCCCGCTACTCCTCTCCTGTTGACCTCTCTTAGCCTTCAAGGCTTGTAGCATCATTCAGGCTTTAAGG is from Numida meleagris isolate 19003 breed g44 Domestic line chromosome 6, NumMel1.0, whole genome shotgun sequence and encodes:
- the TGFB3 gene encoding transforming growth factor beta-3, which produces MKMYAQRALVLLSLLSFATVSLALSSCTTLDLEHIKKKRVEAIRGQILSKLRLTSPPESVGPAHVPYQILALYNSTRELLEEMEEEKEESCSQENTETEYYAKEIHKFDMIQGLPEHNELGICPKGVTSNVFRFNVSSAEKNSTNLFRAEFRVLRVPNPSSKRSEQRIELFQILRPDEHIAKQRYLSGRNVQTRGSPEWLSFDVTETVREWLLHRESNLGLEISIHCPCHTFQPNGDILENLHEVLEIKFKGIDSEDDYGRGDLGRLKKQKDLHNPHLILMMLPPHRLKSPALGGQRKKRALDTNYCFRNLEENCCVRPLYIDFRQDLGWKWVHEPKGYFANFCSGPCPYLRSADTTHSTVLGLYNTLNPEASASPCCVPQDLEPLTILYYVGRTPKVEQLSNMVVKSCKCS